The stretch of DNA CAAGAATGTATACCTGATTGCCACTAATTTTGAAGCTCAAAAATATGACACGCTATCTAAAGCAGTTAGTAAAGGCGGCAAATTTACATTAGAAGGAAAATTAGAAGCACCAGATTTTTGTGCAATAGTAATTGAAGGAGAACGTAGTGGAAGCGAATTAATGGTTGAAAATGCTAAAATCGACATTAAAGGTAGTGTTGATAGTTTGCATAAGTTAACTGTTACAGGCTCAAAATCAAACGATGAGTTTAAGAAAGCAGAGGAAATGCTGAAGAAAAGCACCGATAAGATGCAAGCTATCCAGCAGAAAGCAATGATGATGGGACAACAACCGGATGAACATCAGATGCAAGCTTTGCAAATTGAGTATATGGCTATTCAAAGCCAAATGCAAAAAGATATCCAATCATATGCTGTTAATAACCCGGGATCGTTTGTAGCGCCTGTTTTATTGGTTAATACGAATCAAACATTTGACCCGGCAGTGTTCCTGCCGATCTATAATAAGTTTACTGAAGAGGTAAAGAAAACCCCTACGGCAAAGTATTTGAAATCAAAGTTAGATCGTGAAACAAAGACAGCTGTAGGACAAAAAGCTCCTGAATTAAAAGCAAAAACTCCTGAAGGAAAAGAACTTTCATTAACGGAGGCAAGAGGTAAAGTGACGCTGATTGATTTCTGGGCATCATGGTGCGGACCTTGTCGTGCAGAAAATCCTAATGTGGTAAAGGTATATGAGAAATACCATGCGCAAGGATTTAACATTTTGGGCGTTTCTTTAGATAAAGAAGAAGGAGCCTGGAAAAAAGCCATTGCAGATGATAAACTTACCTGGAGTCATATTTCGGATTTGAAATTCTGGCAGTCTCCTTTGGCAAAGGAATATAATGTAGAGGCTATTCCTTATTCGGTTTTATTGGATAAGAATGGTGTTATTGTGGCAAAAAACTTGCGTGGTGAAGAGTTAGAGAAAAAAGTTGCTGAGTTAATGGCACAAAATTAAGTTGAAATTTAACCCTTAAAATAAACCCAAATGAAAAAGTTAATTCTAGTTGGAGCATTAGCTTTGCCACTTTTAGCTGGCAATGTATATGCTCAGTCAAAAACCGGTTTTACTCTTACCGGTGAGTTGGCAAATTTAGAGAATGGGAAAACGGTTTTCTTGTTGAGCAGAAATATGACGACCGGAAAATCTGATACTTTAGCAAAAGCAGTATCAGCAGCAGCTAAGTTTACCTTAAAAGGATCAGTAGCTAGTCCTGATCTCTATTTTTTAGGAATCCAGGATACTCGTGGCGGGGTGCCAGTTTTTTTAGAGAATAATGCGCTAACATTAAAAGGTGATGTTAAAGACCTTAAAAATGCAGTGATTACCGGCTCGAAATCACAAGATGACTATACTGCTTATGGGAAAGAAGTGAAAGGGATCAGTGAAAAACAAGCTGCTTTAGAAACTGAATATGTTCAGGCCCGAAAAGACGGCGATAAAGCAAAAATGGAAGAGATTGGAAATAAATATGATGCATTAGATGCTGAGAAAGGAAAAGTTACTGAAGCCTTTGCATCATCTCATACTCAATCGGTGGTTGCTCCATTTCTTTTACTACAAAATGTAAATGATGATAATGCTGCTGCTTTCGGTGCAATTTATGATAAATTTGCAGCGAATGTAAAAGCTACTTCATCAGGAAAAGCACTTAAAGGACGTTTAGAGCTAATGGCTAAAACAGCTGTTGGTCAGCAAGCGCCTTTATTTGCAGGTAAAACCCCTGAAGGAACAGAACTTTCATTAAAACAAGTGTTAAGCTCAGGTAAATACACAATGATTGATTTCTGGGCATCATGGTGTGGTCCTTGTCGTGCTGAAAACCCAAATGTGGTTAAATTGTACGAAAAATATCATGCTAAAGGCTTTAACATTTTAGGTGTTTCACTAGACAGAGACGGCGAAAAATGGAAAAAAGCAATTGCTGATGATAAGTTAACCTGGGGTCATATTTCAGATTTGAAATACTGGCAATCAGAATATGCAGCTATGTATGGCGTACAAGGTATTCCGGCTACGTTTTTATTAGATGCTAATGGCAAAATCGTTGGTAAAAACCTTCGTGGAGAAGAGCTAGCTAAGAAATTAGAAGAATTGCTGGGAGCAATGTAAAATATTAAAGATAAACCTTATTGAAGTCAATAACCCGTCGGGCTACCAAAAGCCAGGCGGGTTTGTTTTTTTTATAATTACTCAAGATGCCAGTATACAAACAAAGCCTTTCGTCTTTCTCAATCTAATGACATTTTCTGTCGCCCAATAACTTGTGGTTTTTCAAACTATCTTTCTCTATATTAGGCATTCAACCAGTTATCAGCCAATTGTATGGAGAAGTTATTGATCGATCAGGATATTACCACAGCGGCTACTTTACCGGCTTCATTTTATAAAAGCATTGAATACTTTGAACTTTCAAAAGAAAAAGTATTTGCAAATAGCTGGCAATTAATTGAAGCTGCGGGCAATGTGCAGCAAGCGGAAGATGTGTTTCCGTTCAATTTACTTCCCGGTTTTTTAAATGAGCCATTGGTGTTGATCCGAGATCATTCTTCCACACTTAATTGCTTTAGTAATGTGTGTACGCATCGGGGTAATTTATTAGTCCATCATCCAGGTAAATACCGAAAGCTTACCTGTAACTATCATGGACGAAGATTTAATATCGATGGAAGATTTGAATCGATGCCTGAATTTTCAGAAGCAAAAGATTTTCCAAGAGCTTGTGAAGATCTTCACAAGGTTGCTGCTATCGAATGGAATGGCTTTCCTTTTATTTCGCTTCAACCTGAATTCGATTTTAATAATGTGTTGAGCATTATGGATGAGCGGGTAGGTTTTATGCCAATCGATCAGTTTGAATTCCGTTCAGAGCTTTCGCGTGAATATTTGGTAAATGCTAACTGGGCCCTGTATTGTGATAACTACCTCGAAGGTTTTCATGTTCCTTATGTTCACCCCGACCTCAACAAAGTGCTGGACTACAAACAGTATAAAACCATTTTGTACGACTACTGTAACTTGCAGGTTGGAGTAGGAGATGATGCCGAAGAATGCTTCGATTTGCGCGAAAATCATGTTGATTATGGAAATAAAATAGCGGCCTATTATTACTGGATATTCCCTAATATGATGTTTAATTTTTATCCGTGGGGATTGAGTATCAATATTGTAAAACCACTTTCGATTAAGCAATGCAAGGTTACTTTCCTTACGTATATGTATGATGAGTCTAAGTATGACAAAGGAGCCGGAGCATTATTGGATAAGGTGGAAAGAGAAGATGAGTTTGTGGTTGAAAATGTACAGCGAGGCATTAATTCACGTTTTTATACATCAGGAAGGTTTTCACCAACACGTGAAAAAGGTGTGCATCATTTCCATCAATTACTTAGTAAGTTCTTCAATAGATAAACTTTTTCGGTAACCCCAAAAGTAAAAAGGCAGACCAAGGGCCAATAAAAGCAACCCATATAAAATGGTTTTTGGTCCTGTGCCGATAATAGCCCCAATCGAAAAGATCAGCGCAAATGCAGAAATAAAAATTAGCTGCTTATGGTTACGCCAGGTAATCGCAATGCCACGCTTTTTAAGTATAATCAATTCAGCTACTGAACAAAAAGCATAAGGAATTAATGTTGATAAAGTCGACAGCAGGATCATGTTTTGGAATTGCTGTTGCAGTGTTGCAGAATAATTGAAAAAGATCAGCAAGGTGGTTAACACACTTGAAACGATCAACCCACTGATCGGAGTCTGGTTTTTCGTTGTTCTTAAGAAAAAGGGAGGAAATACTTTTTCATTTGCCGCTGCCCACGCAACCTGTCCCTGCAATAAAATCCATCCGTTTAAAGTGCCTAAGCAAGCAATGGCAGCCGTTGCGGCAATTACATAGTAAAATGTTTGTCCCCACATAGCGTTAGCAGCATCAGAAAATGGCGAAGCTGAATTAATAATAATATGGTGAGGAAGAATGCCAATAACAGCTGTACACGATAATACAAAAACAACTGCAGAGATCAATGTTCCGGTAATTGTAGCTCGCGGAATGTTCTTTTCAGGGTTTCGGATATGTGCTGCTGGAATTGTTGCCGATTCAATCCCTAAAAACGACCACAAAGTTAAGGCCGCAGTTTCAAAAAATACATCGGGAAATTTTAGATCAAGTGGTCTGATGAAGAAGTTTTCAGGCTTAAAATATAGGAAACCGACTGTGCCGATAAGCAGAATTGGCAACAGTTTGAAAATGGTGGTAATTAGTTGAAACCTGGCTGCTTTTTGTACGCCCCGAATGTTTAACCAGGTTAATAACCATACGGTAATGATAGAGCAAATAGCTGCGATTACAGGTGATTTACCCAGTATAGGGAAGAATGGTGAAAGGTTAGACACAAAAGCGATTACAATGGCTGCATTGCCGGTCCAAACGCAAATCCAGTATCCCCAAGCTACAAAAAAGCCGGTTGTTTTTCCGAAAGCTTGTTGTGTGTAAGCATACGGACCGCCAGTTATGGGCATTAATCTACTTAAGCGGGCAAAAACGGTAGCCAGCAAAATAGCTCCAATGGTTGAAATTAACCAGCCCCATAAACTGAAATAACCGAAAACAGCGAGCGACGTTGGCAGTAGGAAAATACCGGAGCCAATCATATTACCCGTTACGAGAGCAGTTGCTTGCAGAAAACCGATTTTTTTATCCGACATCGAAGATACTTTGATTTCAAGATGAAGAATAATTTACAGTTTTCAAAATCCGGCTTCTTAGTGTACTTCGGCAGCAGTAATTGGCGGATTGGTTTTTAACGGTGCATCTATGAAGTTCTTTTTGCCGATCAGTTCAAATAATAAGTAAGCTGCCAGTAATGTGTATTCGATGCCTGTTATCCATAGATTTTCTTTAAATGGAGTAGTGGTATACGCAATATAAGTTAATGGAATTAAGCAGCTCCAAATAAGCGGAAAACGGTAATTGGTAAATAGACTTAAAGCCAATAAAGCGATGCAATACCATGGAAAAACTGCGGGCGACAATAACAGGAATGCAAATAAGGCCCACATCATGCGGGTTGGGAGCATTTCGCGTTTTTTCGAGGTGAAAAAAGTAAGGTAAAACATGGCTGCGATGAATATTCCACCGATGATTTTTCCGATCAATAACAGGTTAATACTTCCGGTAATTTTTGTCTGAATTGCTTTAATAAGGTAAAAGAAACTGGCGTTAAACGTTAACTTTTCATAATAAAGGTGAAATGTTTCTACAATATGTCTCAACTGATCGATGTTATAAACAAACGGCAATGAAAAAATAACGGCCGCAACTAAGCCTAAAAAGGCTATATCAAACGATTTTCTGAATCCAAAAGGACGTAATAATAACGGAATAAAGAGAGCTGGAAGTAGTTTTATACAAAAAGCCATCGCCATAAATAAACTGGCTATCAATGTGCGGTTGATGGTTAACAGATAGATCACCAACAAGGTAAAGAATATCATTCCTGCTTCAAAATGAAGGTTTCCGCAGAATTCCACAATGCATAATGGGTTTAAGGCATAAATAGCGATCCTATTTCGTGGAAGTTTGAATTGCTTTAATAAGGAGGCAATCATTCCCAAAGTACCTAACTCAAATAGCAAAATCGTAGCCTTCATCACTAACACACTTTTATAAATATCATTCGGAAATATGCTACAGGCTATTCCAAAGATCGACTGGCAAAAGGGTGGATAGATGGAGTAATAATTGGGCGAATTAAGCTTACTGTATAGTTCGGGTGTGATGCCCTGTAATTGAACTCCTGCCGCCAAATAACTGGCCGGACGGTGGGCAAACGGGTCAAAACCCAGCGTTAAAAGCTGTCCGTCCCACACGAAACGATAAAAATCATTAGTTAAATTTGGCAAAGCGAAAATAACCGCTACTCGTAGAATAAAGCCACTCCATAAATTGATCTTATAATTGTCTTCGTCATTGTAAAAACGCAGGATCGCAAAATAAGCTGCGAAAGAAGCGATGAACAATGAAATGAGCTGAGTACTATTCTCTCTTTGGGTAAAATAACAGAGAATGATTAGCAGTAACAATAAGATTAAATGAAGTGAGTAGGGTATCGCTTTTTTCATTAATGCAAAATTAGTACATACTTTGTGTTTTCGTACGAAAGTAGTGGGATCACTTGAAAATATAATTTAAAACAGCATGCATTCAAAGCAATTTACTGACCAAATGAACCGGATTGTTGAAATTAATTATCCACCAAAGAGAATTATTTCATTAGTGCCTTCTCAAACGGAATTGCTGTTTGATCTCGGTTTAGCTGAGGAAGTGATCGGAATAACGAAGTTTTGCATTCACCCGCATGATAAGTTTAAATCTACTACTAAAATAGGAGGTACTAAAACGCTGAATTTTGAGCAGATCAAAGAGTTGTCGCCAGATCTGATCATTGGTAACAAGGAGGAAAATGAACAGAATCAGATGGAAGAGTTGATGAGACTTTTTCCGGTATGGATGAGCGATATTAAAACGCTGGATGATTCATTGCAGATGATTGGAATGGTAGGAGAGTTAGTAGGCCGAAATGAGGAGGCGCAAAAACTACAAAGCGAAATTAAGGCAGGATTTCAACAGCTCTCGGAACTAACGACAAAAATGGAACGCAATCCTTCTGTTGCCTATTTTATTTGGAAGGATCCGTACATGGCGGCAGGCGACGAAACTTTCATAAATGACATGCTTAATCGCTGCGGAATGAAAAATATTTTTTCTGGTCGGGGCCGATACCCGGAAACCAGTTTAGAAGAGCTTCAACATTTGTCGCCGGAGCTTGTTTTGCTTTCTTCTGAACCGTATCCATTTAAGGATAAGCATGTTGCGGAAATGCGGAATTTGATACCGTCAGCACAGATTTTGTTAGTCGACGGCGAATACTTCAGTTGGTATGGAAGTCGGATAAAAGGGGCACCAAAATATTTTAAAAATATTTTCACTTTTTTTTAGGAATGTAAAATATTTTTCTACTTTTGCAGTCCCGAAACAATGATACACGGGAACGCGGAAGTGGCGTAATTGGTAGCCGCACCAGACTTAGGATCTGGCGCCGCGAGGCGTGGGGGTTCGAGTCCCTTCTTCCGCACAGGAAAATAAAAAGCAGTCCCGGTTAAACCGGGACTGCTTTTTTGTTTTTGGGGTTATTAGTCAAATTCTACCGGGTCAAGTTTAGTGGATCAGGTCCAAAATCTGTGGACTAAGCATATAATTTAGCCAGCCTGAAAAGGAAAAAATTCACATTTCCCACACCCCTGTATTGAGCTCTGAACGCTTTGATCTTGGCATTGAACGATTCGGCAGAAGCATTGGTGCTTTTGTTATCAAAGTAGTTAAGAATGTGTTGATGGTGATTAATAATTGTTCTGGAGAGGGTATTGAAAGACTTGAATCCCGATTGTTCCACCAGTTCGTTCCATTTGGCCAATCTTGCAAAAGCATATAATTTATCTGTGGTAGTACTAAAGATCCAGGATAGTTTTTGAGTGAGTTCATAGGCTTTTCTTAGATCGGGGTATTTTTCAAATAACAGGCCGGCCCTCTGGGCCTGTTCGGCAGTCCAGTTATCCTCTTTTTTATACAAGAGGTACCTGCTTCTGGCCAGCAGCTGCTTGAGCGTATCTCCATTGGAGAGAACCGGAGGGCAGTAGGTTACTTGGGCTGTTTTAGCATCTTCTATTGCTTGATTTTCTGCATCGATTGCTTGCCAGCGGTATTTAATTCTTATCTCCTGCAAGGCTTCTGTGGCCAACTGCTGCACATGAAACCGATCGATCACCCGGGTGGCATTGGGAAAACACTTCTTGGCAATCAGGCTCATGTTGCCCGCCAGGTCCAGGGTTATTTCCTGTACCTTATTGCGTTGTTTCAGCGATAGCTTTTGCAGCAAAGGGATGATCGTTTCCGACTTGGTGCCTTCCATAATGGCCACTAAAGTTCCTGCCTTCCCTTTTGCTTGCTTGTTGGTCACCACCGTATAGAGTTCTCCGTGAGACAGCGAGGTTTCATCAATCGATAGAAAAGGTCCCATATTCTGTTCAAAAACAAGTCCCTTGCGAGCATTCTCTTTGTGTTCCCAAAGGGAGTAGTCACTGAGTTTATCCCGATAATAGCGCTGTAGTTTCTTTCCGTTAACACCATAAAATGAACCGATCGTTTGCAGGCTATGTGCCTTGGTATCGGCTGATAGCTTTTAAAAAAGCGGCAAAATCCTGGGTGATTCGCGTTCCCTTGGCCACTACCTCCCAGTTACGGAAAACCACTTTATTGCTATCTAAATTCAGCCATCGGCGACGCTTCACGTGCAAGAACACCTCCCGGCCACGGAGGGGAAAATCCTGTAAAATCACTTCATCGAAAAAACCTTTGGATTGCAGCCGGTTGGACTGGTACTCCAGGGGAATACTATTGAGTTCTTCCAGGTAAATATGAATGGAGTTGGCCTGCGTTTTATGGTCAACCAGTTTGAAATAATCTGAAACACCTTCGGGAATAACCAAGTGAAGAAGGGCTTGAAAGGAATCGTGCATTATTCTTTTTTTGATCCACAAAAATCAGCTTTTAGCCTAAACTCCACAACTTTTGTTCCTGTTCCAGTTTAGTTTTAATAAATTCCGAAAAATCATCCAGGTGCTTAACTATTGTGTCGATTTCATTTTTGTTAATCGCATTTACTCCAATAGCTTCAATTGAAATTTTGGGTAGCAAAATATTTTTCTCAAGGATGTTGTACTCTACGCTTAGCTTTACTTGAGGGATTTCTGAGGTTAGTTTGTCTTTCATAACTGGTGGATAATATTTGTACTTAGGTAGGGATGTAGTATATTACCTGCTTCTAAATAATTGCTAATACAAATGTAAGTATAATATTTACACTGTCAATAATGTACTTACATATTTTTGAAAAACATTGTGTATCAGGGAGAAAAATTTAAAAGGTATCTGGAAAGAAATCGCATACCGAAAACCAAAGCTGCAAAGGACTTAAAAATATCAAGACAAAGCCTTTATCAATGGTTTGAAAGTAACGAGCTTGAACGTTCTACCGTCAATAAAATATTAACTACATATAACGAAACTGAAGAGAAAATCTTTGGTATTATTTCAAGTACATTAAATAGTACTCAGAAGACATATAACATAGAGCTTGTAGATAAAGGAAATACATTTATTAATATTGGAAATAACCAGTACTTGGTGATTATTCCGTTAATAGAAGGATCAGAGCATAAAACTTATCCTCAAAAATTCACTGATGAGAAATATTTGTCTGAATTGCCAAAACATGCATTAGTTGTAAATCAGTTAAATGATCAGAGATTTACCGCCTTTAGTGTAATTGGGAATAGTATGGATGATGGCTCTAAAGAATCTATAACAGAAGGGGATATTGTTACGGGGCGTGAAATACAACAAAGCTTGTGGACAAGCAGATTTCACATCCATAAATTTAAAGATTACATCATCGTGCATAAAGAACGTATTTTAATTAAACGCATTATTGCCCACGATGTTGATGCTGGAATAATAACATGTAAATCATTAAGTCCGGATAAAAACATCTATCCGGATTTTGATATAAAACTTGAGGAAGTGTCGCAAATATTTAATGTAGTGTCAGTGACCAATCCGCGTTAACAGAAATTCAATTTACGCAACCAAAAACTGTGAAAAAAAATCTACTTACTGCAATTGTATTAGTACCTACTTTGTTCGTTTCGTGCTGTAAAGAGGTGCAGGAAGAAACTAGAGTTGAAGACATGAGATTACAGGCATTTATTGTGTCCCAGAACTTTTGCTCGAACAGGTTGAATGCACCTTCTACTGCTGATTTTCCTATGGATACATCTTATTCGAAAATTCAGTATTTAGGTGATAGTGTATTTGTGATAAACTCTTATGTTGATTCTCAAAATTCGTTTGGAGCAATGCTTAGAGCAAATTATGACTGCAGACTAAAATTTGTCGTTGAAGAGTGGCAATTATTGAACTTTGAGTTAATTGAGAATTCAATTGATAAGAATGTAGTACCAGTGACGAATATGCGTTAAGTGATATTTATGTAAAACAATTTTATAAACATACTAACTACCTAAAATTATGTGGACATCAGAAAGAATTGACGAATTCTCAAAGTCGTTTGGGCACAAACCATTTAGTACAAAATCTGAAATGAAAGAATTGCCTAATTTGCTTAAAGCAGATGAGCAATTATTAGGCTTACTTGAAGGAAATCTGAAAGAAATTCATGGCCGTAATGTTGCAGGGCAGGGCCTTGTAATAGTTACTGACAAACGGGTTATTTTTTTTAGAAAGAGTTTTATAGGAACTGTTACGAAAGAAGAAACGCCAATAAGTAAATATCATCAGCCTCCTTTAGGAAAGGACTAATGATGTCTACCATAACCATTACAACATCAAATAATGAATCAACAGTAGAAACAGCGGATAAAGCACTTGCTCAAAAAGTTGTTGATGTAATTCAAAATGGAATCCACGGTTTTAACACTCCATCAAATACAACAAATATTCAACCTGAAGATAACTTGTCTAAGATTGAAAAGCTATTTGAACTAAAAGAAAAAGGCGTTTTAACCGAAGAAGAGTTCATTCAGCAAAAAAGCAAACTTTTGAATCAATAACAATGACTGAAGAAATAGACCCATCATACTTCTTTTTTGATTTACCAATTTACCAACCTATTATAATTACCAATAGATATGATTTTGTCGATAAATTAATCAAAGGATTTATGGATTGTTTTGAAGGCTATGATCCAAATGAGAAAAGAGATTCGACGTTTGAAATTTATCAGTCAGTATTGACATTAAAATCACATATGGACTTATTGGACTTTGGTGGGCATTTTACAACGATAGTAGCTTGTAAAAGAACAGGAGCTCTTTTCTTTTTTAGTATTTTTTGGAATCCTGAAAAAGGAGAGTTGATGAAAACTGGCCAGTATCCATCTATTGCAGATTTTCATATTCATGAAGTGAAACAATATTCAAAAGTTCTTTCAAAAGAGAGATTGAAAGAGTTTACAAAGGCAATAGGGCTGGCGGCGAATGGGGTTGGTATAGGTTCTTTTGTGTATTTAAGGAGAATTTTTGAGTATTTAATTAATGAGGCTTATGGTGAGGCTAAAGCTAAAGATCCTTCAATCGAGGGGCCCTATCAAAGAGGGAGAATGGATGATAAGATAAACTTATTGAAGGATTATCTTCCCGATTTTTTAGTAACAAATAAGAGCTTGTATTCAATTTTAAGTTTGGGTGTTCATGAATTAAGTGAAGAGGATTGCCTTAAACATTTCGATTCTCTTAGAGTTGGGATAGAGTTAATTTTGGATGAGAAGGTTGATACGTTAAAAAAACAAGAAAAGATTGCTGAAGCACAGAAAAAAATCAGTACAATTTTAGGGCTGGTTAAGAAATAGCTTAGACTATTTTTACTAATTTAATAATATGAACAACGAATGAGGCAATAGACTTAAACTCTTTCGAACCAAAAAAGAGCTTTCTCTTGCAGAGTTAGGAGAACTTATAGGGAAAAATAAATCTCAAGTTTCTAAGTATGAGAATGGAAGTTTATTAGTACCTCTAGATGTAGTTCAATACCTTCATCAACATAGAGATATGAGTTATGAGTGGTTCTTTGATGTGAAGGGAAGAATGAAAGTAACCATGGAAGAAAAGAAGAACAAAAAAGGACTTATAACAGATATTACAGAATTAGAAGCAAAGCATGTAGTGCTAGAAGCTAAAGTAAAGAACCTTGAACTTATTCTTAAAAAGCTATATGCTGATTTTTATGCAAAACAGAAATAAACATTTACCTATTTATTATTCCCTGAAACCGTAATGATTGAAAAAATAATTATTGAAAGATTTAAGAATATTTCTAAGGTTGAGTTGCCTCTATCTAATATTAATATTCTTATAGGGGCTAATAATGCTGGCAAGAGTTCCATTCTTCAAAGTATTCAATTTGCAGTCTCTATTGCTCAAACAACCTCATTAGATGAATTCAAGGAAGCTAGATGGAAATTTGGTAAGTTGTCAACCTCATTGACTGCGAATCAAATTATATATACACCTATTAGAGATATCTACTCACTTGGCCATGGTGGAACCTTATCGCAAAATGAAGGTAAAGCGATAAAAGTTACGTTTATCGAAAAGGATACACAAAATAGAGCAACCTTCTTTTTGAGAAAAGGAAGGAATAAGAACTTACATACTACGATTGAAGGTCAGGTTTTAGGGCAACAAATTCGAGACTTAGATAACCCATATTCAATATATGTTCCAGGTTTATCTGGCATACCACCATTTGAGGAATTAAGAAGCGAAGGTATAGTAAGAAGAATGGCAGCCAAAGGAGATGCAAATAATGTTTTTCGGAATATTTTGTGGCTTTTAAAACAGAATGAAATAAAATGGGCTTCCTTTCTAAAAGATTTTAATGATATTTTTCCAGATCTCTCGATCTCGATTACTTTTGATAAATTGAAAGATGAATATTTAAATGCCTCAATAAAACGAGATGAAAAAGATATTCCTATCGATGCTTTTGGCACAGGGGTCTTACAGATAATACAAACTTTAGCATACATCCATTTGTATAAGCCTAAATTACTCATTTTAGATGAACCTGATAGTCATTTACATCCCAGTAATCAACGTGTGTTGGCAGAAAAACTTAACGAAATATCTTCAATACTTAAAGTTCAAATTATCATAAGTACACATTCTCGACATTTACTAGATGCTTTTAAGGAATATGCAACTGTTAATTGGATCTCAAATGGAGCAATTAATAATCATCCATATGATTTTATTAAGGTATTGCTCGAAATAGGAGCATTGGATAAAGGTGATATTCTTAATAATGGGAATCTCAAATGTGTTGTGTTGACGGAGGATACAAAGACAAATAAACTTAAAGCGATATTAAAATCAAATAATTTTCTTCTTGAGGAAACGCAGATCTGGGCATATGACGGATGTTCAAAAATTGACACAGCCATAGTTCTTGCTGCTTTTATTAAGTCTAAAGCACCTGGGACAACAGTTCTGATTCACAGAGACAGGGACTATCTTTCAGATGATGATTGTCAAAAACTAATAGATAAAGCGACAAAAGCTAATTTAAAGCTTTTTCTTACAGTTGGAACAGATATTGAATCACATTTTTTAGATGCAAGGCATATACAGACCTTATATCCAGATCTATCAATTGAAGAAATAAATAGATTTATAGATGAAGCGACCGATCACTGCTCAACTAAATCTATTGAGTCATTTGTTAATTACATGACAAATAAGGGTTTGCAAGAGCAATATTCGGGTGGAAAGAGATTAAATGCTGGTGAAATTGCAACAACTTGTCTAACCGATTATAATGCTGATAAACTAAAATTTAGACATGGAAAAGCAGTTTATAAAGTATTTAGCAATAATTTTTTTCAGGGCAGAAACCAAAAGGATTTGATAGTAGGTTCACAATTTTTAGAAGTAAATGAATTAAGCCAAATTTCAAGG from Solitalea canadensis DSM 3403 encodes:
- a CDS encoding aromatic ring-hydroxylating oxygenase subunit alpha, coding for MEKLLIDQDITTAATLPASFYKSIEYFELSKEKVFANSWQLIEAAGNVQQAEDVFPFNLLPGFLNEPLVLIRDHSSTLNCFSNVCTHRGNLLVHHPGKYRKLTCNYHGRRFNIDGRFESMPEFSEAKDFPRACEDLHKVAAIEWNGFPFISLQPEFDFNNVLSIMDERVGFMPIDQFEFRSELSREYLVNANWALYCDNYLEGFHVPYVHPDLNKVLDYKQYKTILYDYCNLQVGVGDDAEECFDLRENHVDYGNKIAAYYYWIFPNMMFNFYPWGLSINIVKPLSIKQCKVTFLTYMYDESKYDKGAGALLDKVEREDEFVVENVQRGINSRFYTSGRFSPTREKGVHHFHQLLSKFFNR
- a CDS encoding ISAon1 family transposase, encoding MQTIGSFYGVNGKKLQRYYRDKLSDYSLWEHKENARKGLVFEQNMGPFLSIDETSLSHGELYTVVTNKQAKGKAGTLVAIMEGTKSETIIPLLQKLSLKQRNKVQEITLDLAGNMSLIAKKCFPNATRVIDRFHVQQLATEALQEIRIKYRWQAIDAENQAIEDAKTAQVTYCPPVLSNGDTLKQLLARSRYLLYKKEDNWTAEQAQRAGLLFEKYPDLRKAYELTQKLSWIFSTTTDKLYAFARLAKWNELVEQSGFKSFNTLSRTIINHHQHILNYFDNKSTNASAESFNAKIKAFRAQYRGVGNVNFFLFRLAKLYA
- a CDS encoding TlpA disulfide reductase family protein, producing the protein MKKLILVGALALPLLAGNVYAQSKTGFTLTGELANLENGKTVFLLSRNMTTGKSDTLAKAVSAAAKFTLKGSVASPDLYFLGIQDTRGGVPVFLENNALTLKGDVKDLKNAVITGSKSQDDYTAYGKEVKGISEKQAALETEYVQARKDGDKAKMEEIGNKYDALDAEKGKVTEAFASSHTQSVVAPFLLLQNVNDDNAAAFGAIYDKFAANVKATSSGKALKGRLELMAKTAVGQQAPLFAGKTPEGTELSLKQVLSSGKYTMIDFWASWCGPCRAENPNVVKLYEKYHAKGFNILGVSLDRDGEKWKKAIADDKLTWGHISDLKYWQSEYAAMYGVQGIPATFLLDANGKIVGKNLRGEELAKKLEELLGAM
- a CDS encoding TlpA disulfide reductase family protein; translation: MKNLLWMAAAMLAVTACNKGGNGFKIEGDIKGLNDNKNVYLIATNFEAQKYDTLSKAVSKGGKFTLEGKLEAPDFCAIVIEGERSGSELMVENAKIDIKGSVDSLHKLTVTGSKSNDEFKKAEEMLKKSTDKMQAIQQKAMMMGQQPDEHQMQALQIEYMAIQSQMQKDIQSYAVNNPGSFVAPVLLVNTNQTFDPAVFLPIYNKFTEEVKKTPTAKYLKSKLDRETKTAVGQKAPELKAKTPEGKELSLTEARGKVTLIDFWASWCGPCRAENPNVVKVYEKYHAQGFNILGVSLDKEEGAWKKAIADDKLTWSHISDLKFWQSPLAKEYNVEAIPYSVLLDKNGVIVAKNLRGEELEKKVAELMAQN
- a CDS encoding ABC transporter substrate-binding protein, translated to MHSKQFTDQMNRIVEINYPPKRIISLVPSQTELLFDLGLAEEVIGITKFCIHPHDKFKSTTKIGGTKTLNFEQIKELSPDLIIGNKEENEQNQMEELMRLFPVWMSDIKTLDDSLQMIGMVGELVGRNEEAQKLQSEIKAGFQQLSELTTKMERNPSVAYFIWKDPYMAAGDETFINDMLNRCGMKNIFSGRGRYPETSLEELQHLSPELVLLSSEPYPFKDKHVAEMRNLIPSAQILLVDGEYFSWYGSRIKGAPKYFKNIFTFF
- a CDS encoding amino acid permease is translated as MSDKKIGFLQATALVTGNMIGSGIFLLPTSLAVFGYFSLWGWLISTIGAILLATVFARLSRLMPITGGPYAYTQQAFGKTTGFFVAWGYWICVWTGNAAIVIAFVSNLSPFFPILGKSPVIAAICSIITVWLLTWLNIRGVQKAARFQLITTIFKLLPILLIGTVGFLYFKPENFFIRPLDLKFPDVFFETAALTLWSFLGIESATIPAAHIRNPEKNIPRATITGTLISAVVFVLSCTAVIGILPHHIIINSASPFSDAANAMWGQTFYYVIAATAAIACLGTLNGWILLQGQVAWAAANEKVFPPFFLRTTKNQTPISGLIVSSVLTTLLIFFNYSATLQQQFQNMILLSTLSTLIPYAFCSVAELIILKKRGIAITWRNHKQLIFISAFALIFSIGAIIGTGPKTILYGLLLLALGLPFYFWGYRKSLSIEELTK